In the genome of Candidatus Kinetoplastibacterium desouzaii TCC079E, the window TTAAATTTGTTTGGTTTTTATTTGGTTTAATTAACAGTGTGGAATCAGGAGATATTTTTAGTAAACCTAAGGTGTAAGTTTTAATTAATTTATTACGAAATGCTTTTATTAATTCTATTTTTTGTTCTTGTGTGACTTTTTTCCAGTGGTGACTTGTTGTTAATCTAGTTATTTTTTCAAAATCAACATGTGGGGTCATATATAATTCAATTATTTCATTTAATTTAACCATGTCAATGTTGTTAGGGTTTAAATTGCCCTTCATGGACCTGATGACGTTTTCAGAAACTTTAGATAGGAATTCATGTGGTGATTCTATATTTTGCGCATAGGCACTTGGAAAATAAATTATATTTATGTACAAAAGTGTTAGAAAAACTTTTTTGAGTTTATGAAATAATTGGTTCATATATTATTGTCCTTGATAAATTTAAGAATTTTTATTCATTGTAATCTTCTTCCGGGTATGGTTCATCATTTTGATAATTGCAAATAATTTCTTCCCTTTGTTTAGTGTAGCAGTCTCTAATTAGTATATATGGATCAATTGCAACTTCGTTTATTACGTCTGTTATGTTTAATATACTTGCTCTATAATCGACTATATACAGCGTATTTGTAAAATTATTTATATATAAAAGATTATTTTTAATATGTCCTGTGGGTTCTGGTAGATATTTTAATGACATGGCAGCTAAAGCATCACGAAAATTACTTGGGCCTGCAAAAGGTATAACTAAATAAGGTCCAGATGGCACTCCCCATTTGCCTAATGTAATACCAAAATCATTTGGTATTTTGTATGCGCCATTAATAGAGGCAACATCAAAGCATCCTCCTACTCCCATAGTTGTATTAAACAAGAACCTGCCAATAGTGTTAATCCCATTGATTCCTTGTCCTTGTAAAAAACTATTACAAGCTGATTTTAGATCTTCTACATTTGCAAATACATTATGTACACAGCTTTTAATTGGATTTGGAACTACATAATTATAAGATTTTGCAATTGGTAGTAATATAATCTTATCTACTATATTGTTAAATTTATGAGTTTTTCTGTTTATTGTTTCAAATGGATCTAACACTGTATTTTGTTTCATATTAAAGCTGTTGCATCCAGTAACTAACAAAGATAATATTATCAATGATATTTTGATGCTTGGAAGTTTTGATATAATATTTTTCATATTTTCAGTGCGCTATAAAGTATTCATTTTTTTTTATCATGTCTTTTGTTTCAAATGCTTCTTCTTTTTCTATAAAATAATAGAATAATTTTCCTACTAATGTTTCTAGAGATAATGCATTTTGTGTATATATAATTATTCCATTGTTGTCTAGCATTGTATTTTCTTCGCTTCCAGGTATTAGCGCAATGTATTGCTCTCCTAAGATGCCAGAGGTTAATATTGATGCTGAAGTATCTACAGGTAAAACTATCTTTTTATCAATGCTGATAATAACATCTGCTAGAAAGGTTTTATTATTGAATGAAATTTTTTTTACTCGACCAACAGTAATGCCAGCGCTTTTTACTGGGGAGTTTGTTTTTAATCCTCCAACGTCATCGAAGCTTGCGATTAGATTGTAAGTGGAGTTATAAGACATAAGGTTGAAATTGCTGGCTTGTAATGCAAGAAAAGCAAATGCTAATATTCCTAACATCACAAATGATCCTACTGATAATTCAAGTTTAGAGTTTGTCATAATCATGGAATTAACTAATTTTTGAACATTATAGCAGTTAGTAGGAAATTTATTCCTAATATCGATAAATAACCATTTACTACTGATCTAGTTATCGATTCTGATACGCCTTCTGGAGTTGGCTTTGATTGCCATCCTTCATATAAAGATATTGATATAGAAATTATTCCAAATATTAAACTCTTTAATAAGCTATTTAGTATATCTCCTTTTATATCAATTCCGTGTTGTATTTGAGACCAAAATACTCCTGAGTCTACTCCTGAAAATACTCCTATGTACCACCCACCCATGAGACCAGAAGTGCAAAATATGCTTGACAGCAAAGGCATTGATATTACGCCAGCAAAGAATCTTGGTGTTATTATTCTTCTTACTGGATCTACTGCCATAATTTTCATTGCAATTAGTTGTTCTTCAGCTTTCATGAGACCTATTTCTGCAGTTATCGAAGTACCAGCTCTACCAGCAAAGAGAATAGCAGTTACAACTGGTGATAATTCACGTATTAGAGATAGTGCTATAGTAAGTCCTAAGGCATCTTCTGATTTATATTTGCTCAATGTGTAATATCCTTGTAATCCTAGTATAAATCCTATAAAAACACCAGCAACAACAATTATTAATATAGATTTATTTCCAATAAAGTATATTTGTTGAAGTACTAATTTTGGTCGTTTTAGTATAATAATGATATTGGATATTATCCTATATAAGAAACATGTAAATTTTCCTATATTTAAAATATATTGATAAATCCAATGACCTATTATAAATATGTTGGTCATGTTTAGTTTCCTTGTTTTTTCAACCATTCCTTAAATTCAATTGTTTCTGGATAATGAAACGCTAATGGATTTTTAGAGTTTCCTTGTATGAATTGTTTTACATACAAATTATCTGATTTTGTTAAATCACTAGGTGTTCCAGATGATATTAGATTTTCTTGATCTATTATGTATACCATATCCGCTATTTCAAAAGTCTTTTTTACATCGTGCGTTATAATTATAGAAGCGCATTTAGTTTGAATGGAGAATGTTTTAATAAGTTTGGCTATTATATCTGTTGAAATTGGATCTAACCCAGAAAATGGTTCATCATACAGCATTATTTTAGGATTAAGCATCATTGCTCTTGCCAATGCAACACGTTTTGACATTCCTCCAGAAATTTTCGATATTGGTAAGTGTGCTGCAGCTCTGAGACCAACACTATTAAGTTTTTCTAAGACAATATCCACTAGTTTATTTTTTGGCAGTGTATTGTGTTCAACTACAGGGAATGCTACGTTCTCGAATACATTCAAATCTGAGAATAATGCCCCATGTTGAAATAAAACTCCTAGATTCTTTCTTATAAGTTTATTTTCTTTTTGAGATGTGGAATCCATTTTTTTATTTAGCATAGTAATAGAGCCTTGTTTTGCAGGTAATTGGCCAATTATTGTTTTTAGTAAAGTTGTTTTACCTGCTCCTGATCCTCCCATTATGGCTACTATTTTACCTTTTGATATTTTCATAGAAATATTTTTTAGGATTGTTCTTTCGTCATAACCTATAGCTAAGTTGTCTATAGATAAAATAGTGTCATCTTTATTCATAATCATGATTTTATATTGTTAATAAGAGTTCATTATAATTTATAGTTAATTTAATAACTAAACAAAATTTCTTTGATTATTTGTTATTATGAATATTTTTTAAAATTCAAAAGTAAAGTATAATCTTATTTATATAAACGATAGTATGAAGAAAAACATTGTTTGTTAATAGACAATTGAATATATCTGATAAAGCAACTCGAAGATTGGTAGCGTATATCTTGATTAAGTTAGTAAATATAAATTGCTCCAAGGAGGGGCGTTATGACCATAACTAATAAGTCTTTGGTTTTTACTGAAAAGAAATTACCGTCTTTTAATTTTGATACTTTTAATCTTGGTAACCTAGGTACCATAGAGGCATATATATCAGCAGTTAATAAATTACCTATTATTTCAGCAGAAGAAGAAATAGAGTTGGCTAGAAATTTGAGAGATTCAGGCGATTTATTCTCTGCTAGAAAACTTGTTTTATCGCATTTGCGTTTAGTTGTTTCGATTGCTAGACAGTATTTGGGTTATGGTTTGCCTCATGCAGATTTAATACAAGAGGGTAATATAGGTCTTATGAAGGCCATAAGGAGATTTGACCCAGAACGTGGTGTCAGATTGATGTCTTTTGCTGTTCATTGGATAAAAGCTGAAATACATGAGTTTGTTATAAAAAACTGGCGTTTAGTTAAGATTGCTACAACAAAAGCTCAAAGGAAAATATTTTTTAATTTGCGTAGCATGACTTCCAATAATAATGCGTCACTTAATTCTGATCAAGTAGGAAATATAGCTAAAAATTTGAATGTTCGCCTTGAGGATGTTAGAGAAATGGAAACCAGATTGTCTGGTTATGATATGTCTCTTGATGGGTATCAGGATGATGATGATAAACCTTATCCGATATCTTATTTGTCTGATGATAAACATGGTCCTGAGACCTTATTAGAGCAAAATGCAGATGATTTAATGAAGACAAAAGGTTTACAGGATGCTCTGAATATATTAGATAGTCGTTCTCGTAGAATAGTAGAGTCCAGGTGGTTAAAAGATGATTCAGGACCTACTTTACATGATTTAGCAAAAGAGTTTAATGTTTCTGCTGAAAGAATTAGACAGATAGAATCTGCTGCTATGAAAAAAATGCGAAGTTTTTTATTAAATAGAGTTTGATAATTGTTTTTTGAGTTTTTGCTAGTAGTTTTAATAATTAAAGGTTAGTTCTAATTCATTACTTTGGAATTTTTATGGATATTGGCTTTATTGTATTTGGATTGGCTGGGCTGTTAACCTTGGTTTGCTTTTTATCTCCACTTGCGGTACGTATAAAGATTCCATATTCTGTTTTATTGGCTATAGTAGGTTTCTTATTAGGTGTTGTGGTTCATACCCATAATTGGGCTCCGTTAATAGTTTCTGATTTTTTAGATTCATTGGGATCTTTGAAAATTTCCTCTAACGCTTTTTTAATAGTATTTTTACCTGTTTTGTTATTTGAAACCGCTTTGTCAATGAGTGTGCGTAGGATATTAGAAGATATTGGCCCCATTCTTATGATGGCTATTGTTGCTGTCGTTGTTTGTACAATAGTAGTTGGTTTTACATTAAATTCAATTTCTTCTTATGGGTTGGTGTCTTGTCTTTTACTAGGTTCTATAGTTGCTACAACTGATCCTGTGGCAGTTGTAGGCATATTTAGAGAAGTTGGTGCTCCTAAAAGACTTACTACTTTAGTAGAAGGAGAAAGTTTATTTAATGATGCTGCCTCTATAGCTTTATATTCTGTTTTATTGGTCGTTTTAGCTGATAATTCTGATTTGTCTGTTAATACAGTTGTTATAGATTTTATAGTGCTTTTCATAGGAGGTGGTTTGGCTGGCTACGTAATGGGACGTTTGGCATGTTTTCTTTTCTCATGGTTAAGAGATTTTCCTGCTGCTGAAATAACTCTTACTGTAACATTGGCATATTTATCTTTTTTTATATCAGAACACTATCTTCATGTGTCTGGTGTTGTTGCAACTGTTATTGCTGGTTTAGTTGTAGGTTCTACTGGTCGTACTAGAATGTCATCTAATACTTCTAAGTATTTGTCAAAATTTTGGGGGCAAATAGGTTTTTGGGCAAATTCATTGATTTTTCTTTTTTCTGCTATGTTAATTCCCCGTTTTATGGGTACTTTGAATTTGCAAATGTTGGTTCTTATATTGATTGTGTTTGTTGTTACTTTATTGTCAAGAGCAATAGTAGTTTTCGGCTTGTTACCAATCTTGGGTTTTACTAGATTTGGTACTACTGTCAGCTTACCATATAAAGCTGTTATGTTATGGGGAGGGTTAAGAGGTGCTGTGTCTTTAGCTTTAGCCCTAGCTGTTACAGAGCATACAATGGTACCTGAGGAACTAAGACATTTCATTGCATTAGTTACTACAGGTTTCGTTCTTATGACCTTATTCGTTAATGGAGTAACTCTTAGGCCTTTGATAAAGATTTTAAAACTCAATGAGCTTTCTCCTATAGAGTCAACTATAAGAAATCAGGTTTTAGGGGTTACTTTAGAAGAGTTACAAGAAAGGACAGTTGAGATTGCTGAGGTGGAAAATATTGGACCAGAATCTGTAGAGAGGGTTCAAGCTGTTTTTAGATCTAGTTTGTCTAGATTGCATGATGTTCAGTTAGCACAAATGAATAAAGATGAAAAAATATCAGCTGGACTTGCAATTTTAGCACAACGTGAAGAGGAGATGTTTTTAGACATATTAAAAGCTAAAATTATAGATGAAACAGTTGCTGAGTCTTTATTGTCTAGGGCAGAACATTTAGAAGATGTTATAAGAACAAGT includes:
- a CDS encoding MlaC/ttg2D family ABC transporter substrate-binding protein, whose amino-acid sequence is MNQLFHKLKKVFLTLLYINIIYFPSAYAQNIESPHEFLSKVSENVIRSMKGNLNPNNIDMVKLNEIIELYMTPHVDFEKITRLTTSHHWKKVTQEQKIELIKAFRNKLIKTYTLGLLKISPDSTLLIKPNKNQTNLNNALVNAVIQQPNGQRIQIGYRLYLNDNKWKIYDINIEGIWLIDSYRGQFNQEINKHGIEKLIKNLNNNNY
- a CDS encoding MlaA family lipoprotein; the protein is MKNIISKLPSIKISLIILSLLVTGCNSFNMKQNTVLDPFETINRKTHKFNNIVDKIILLPIAKSYNYVVPNPIKSCVHNVFANVEDLKSACNSFLQGQGINGINTIGRFLFNTTMGVGGCFDVASINGAYKIPNDFGITLGKWGVPSGPYLVIPFAGPSNFRDALAAMSLKYLPEPTGHIKNNLLYINNFTNTLYIVDYRASILNITDVINEVAIDPYILIRDCYTKQREEIICNYQNDEPYPEEDYNE
- the mlaD gene encoding outer membrane lipid asymmetry maintenance protein MlaD codes for the protein MTNSKLELSVGSFVMLGILAFAFLALQASNFNLMSYNSTYNLIASFDDVGGLKTNSPVKSAGITVGRVKKISFNNKTFLADVIISIDKKIVLPVDTSASILTSGILGEQYIALIPGSEENTMLDNNGIIIYTQNALSLETLVGKLFYYFIEKEEAFETKDMIKKNEYFIAH
- the mlaE gene encoding lipid asymmetry maintenance ABC transporter permease subunit MlaE, with the protein product MTNIFIIGHWIYQYILNIGKFTCFLYRIISNIIIILKRPKLVLQQIYFIGNKSILIIVVAGVFIGFILGLQGYYTLSKYKSEDALGLTIALSLIRELSPVVTAILFAGRAGTSITAEIGLMKAEEQLIAMKIMAVDPVRRIITPRFFAGVISMPLLSSIFCTSGLMGGWYIGVFSGVDSGVFWSQIQHGIDIKGDILNSLLKSLIFGIISISISLYEGWQSKPTPEGVSESITRSVVNGYLSILGINFLLTAIMFKN
- a CDS encoding ABC transporter ATP-binding protein is translated as MNKDDTILSIDNLAIGYDERTILKNISMKISKGKIVAIMGGSGAGKTTLLKTIIGQLPAKQGSITMLNKKMDSTSQKENKLIRKNLGVLFQHGALFSDLNVFENVAFPVVEHNTLPKNKLVDIVLEKLNSVGLRAAAHLPISKISGGMSKRVALARAMMLNPKIMLYDEPFSGLDPISTDIIAKLIKTFSIQTKCASIIITHDVKKTFEIADMVYIIDQENLISSGTPSDLTKSDNLYVKQFIQGNSKNPLAFHYPETIEFKEWLKKQGN
- the rpoH gene encoding RNA polymerase sigma factor RpoH, which produces MTITNKSLVFTEKKLPSFNFDTFNLGNLGTIEAYISAVNKLPIISAEEEIELARNLRDSGDLFSARKLVLSHLRLVVSIARQYLGYGLPHADLIQEGNIGLMKAIRRFDPERGVRLMSFAVHWIKAEIHEFVIKNWRLVKIATTKAQRKIFFNLRSMTSNNNASLNSDQVGNIAKNLNVRLEDVREMETRLSGYDMSLDGYQDDDDKPYPISYLSDDKHGPETLLEQNADDLMKTKGLQDALNILDSRSRRIVESRWLKDDSGPTLHDLAKEFNVSAERIRQIESAAMKKMRSFLLNRV
- a CDS encoding cation:proton antiporter, translated to MDIGFIVFGLAGLLTLVCFLSPLAVRIKIPYSVLLAIVGFLLGVVVHTHNWAPLIVSDFLDSLGSLKISSNAFLIVFLPVLLFETALSMSVRRILEDIGPILMMAIVAVVVCTIVVGFTLNSISSYGLVSCLLLGSIVATTDPVAVVGIFREVGAPKRLTTLVEGESLFNDAASIALYSVLLVVLADNSDLSVNTVVIDFIVLFIGGGLAGYVMGRLACFLFSWLRDFPAAEITLTVTLAYLSFFISEHYLHVSGVVATVIAGLVVGSTGRTRMSSNTSKYLSKFWGQIGFWANSLIFLFSAMLIPRFMGTLNLQMLVLILIVFVVTLLSRAIVVFGLLPILGFTRFGTTVSLPYKAVMLWGGLRGAVSLALALAVTEHTMVPEELRHFIALVTTGFVLMTLFVNGVTLRPLIKILKLNELSPIESTIRNQVLGVTLEELQERTVEIAEVENIGPESVERVQAVFRSSLSRLHDVQLAQMNKDEKISAGLAILAQREEEMFLDILKAKIIDETVAESLLSRAEHLEDVIRTSGLVGFESSIEYDLRYSMLFRVSLWVQYVFGFQYFLAKNLGYRFISLMGKRSVSKRLISFAKEQVSPILGKEATEIIIKAHEKRLAFIENSLQAMNLQYPCYAMRLQEIYLGRAAFELERIRYSDMLEKFLISGEIYDDLMEKSKNRWRHISMNPRLDTELSASELIKKVPFFIGLSNESLKSISRLLKPILALPDQTFITKEKNNGEMYFVASGAVAMHLPDNTVVELGSGEFFGELSLFGQAHLISKVTSLGYSKLLLLNSKDLRTFLSKDNDLREKIEHVAKQRILALQSTVIPDEDLDPS